tcacctcttttaaattagaaatgtttaaacaatctcttaaattacgttcatatatttattttttattttaatttgagtattaaacaatccattttctctatttttttccctttatttaaacaaatattgttgagagaaaataattttggacatttaacttctttttttaataaaaaaatactaaaatataatctaaattcatgtggaaagaggcgtaatggggatacccgaaacccgatggggatactcgaaccccgttgggtatgggtttgaggttatcatttttatccccgctcgaatttgggatgggtttggggaaacccaaACTTTAtcggtttgggtttggggagggcaaaacccgtccccgccccgccccattgccatgcctacctttaaggttttgggttaaaatgTGGTGTCTAACTCGCTTTGCAGAGTTGTTCttgagcccaatgtggatgatccacCGACTGCCctctcgtgatgacccaacagtggtatcagagccggtggttcgacgaagggttcgaccagctccttgtatcgaaagtcttcctgacaaaggtggtcagacGACGTCAAGCGGAAGCATAATGAATGGTTGGACTCACACTTAAGGGGGAGATTgatgtggcaagtgtgagttaagtctcacattgctttaAAAAGTGGAGGCAAAATACTTTATAAGTAAGAAAACCCATAAATTGGATAATTTGATCGGAAGCTGCTTTATAAATGTCAAGAATATTCTTCACGACTTATACTTCACTGAAATTTGTTTGAAAGAATAGAAAACAATCATATGCAAAAAGAATGTGAAATATATAATAGGGGGATTCCATCAAACTTTAATACCATGAATGTCGCCTCTATTTCGGCTTGTTTGATAAGTGTCGAGAGCCATTTtgcacaaataataaaaatatatgataataaCATGTCTCCTTGACGAATGCATATACCCGATACAATATGTTTTGTCCTATGACCAATAGTTCattttttcagatttattgaaCATAAGCAAAAATGACACTACTTTGAtcataattataaacaaaagttcatttttttccaATAGATCAAATAAGACCAAATATACCAACtattcaataaatctgaaaaatgatgattttttttgtttataattgtgGCTAAATGGAGTACTCCTTTGAGCCTTATATATAAGcaatttttcatatttagatgaatgtatgattttttattttactttttgtgctttcaccactagtttaatttgtttcaggggtcagttctgacatcaagtaatTTCAACCTCCTCTCGATTGTAGTTGCGGGTGATCAAACTGTGTGATCCTTCCTACCAAATTTaatgtcaatcaccactgaatcaactactCCCTTCTATCCTTATTTGAACCGGAGAATCTAAATTCTatttttggttattttattATTGGGGGATTATTTATACATGAATCTTATGCCATAAGCTGAGACAtttttctaccacagtaattTGGTGCAACAAAAGGTAGATTTATAAAATTAGTGGTGAGTTTTGAGGATAATGGAGCCTACCCTATATTGGAATCTGATTGATGCCATGCCACAGCCAAGTTAGTCTGAATAACTGCTCATCACTGACACATTCAGCTACCTATGTGACTATGTCCCTCCTTTTCTCTCTCTAATACCTTCCCTACACTTTCAAACTCAATAATAAATGGGGAAACTTTGAATTGAAAACGTGGCAACCAAacttagtagtagtagtagtagtagaacAAGAACCAAGCATCATGGGTCAAGGTCTTAGTTGCAGAGGTAGTCATGAACATGGTCTCTTTCGTGCTGTCCAACATGGTGACCTTCAAACTGTTTCTACTTTGTTAAAGACACATCCTTCTCTTATTCATCGTACTACTGTTTATGACCACCATTCTCCTCTTCATATTGCTGCTGCCAATGGTCAGATCCAGGTTCAagattttctctttttcatttttcttcttcttgctcaattgggtttttcttttcatttccaTTTTCATTTCTGGGTCTCAATAAagattgtgtttttgttttcaaaattgtgttttttttattttggtgatTTGGCAGGTTTTATCTAGACTTTTAGATGGATCTGCAAATCCAGATGTGTTGAATCGCCAAAAGCAGGTAACttgttaattttgattttgatggaatgaattgaaaaattgaatgtGCTTGTTGAGAGggaataattttcttttatctttttgtgTTTTGACTTATCTTTAACTTATctttaattgcatttttggaATATTCAGACTCCACTTATGTTGGCAGCAATGCATGGGAAAATTGATTGTGTGGAAAAGCTACTTGAAGCTGGTGCTAATGTATGTTACATTTCCCTCCATGTTCATTTcaatttcatgattttttttaataattattattttattaaaagaaataattatgaaatatttttaggTATTGATGTTTGATGTGTGTCATGGAAGAACCTGTTTGCATTATGCTGCTTATTATGGTCATTCTTCTTGTCTTAAAGCAATACTTTCTGCTGCTCAATCTAGTCCTGTGGCTGCTTCTTGGTTCGTCGTTTTTGGTTTCGGCATTAATTTCTTCGTCAATTGATTCATGTGGTTGATCTATTTtgatgaatttaaaatatttaacaaaGATGAGAATTCAATTTATTGCAGGGGGTTTTCACGGTTTGTGAATATTAGAGATGGTAGGGGCGCTACACCGTTGCATTTGGCAGCTCGTCAAAGACGATCTGAATGCGTGCATACTTTGTTGTGTAGTGGAGCTCTTGTTTGTGCTTCAACTAGCAGATATGGGTAATGAATGATCTTTCAAAGTTCTGATGATGAGTGTGAACGGCTTGGATTTGacgtgtttgttttgttttgttggctAATATGTTGCTATATCTGCAGCTGTCCCGGGAGCACTCCTCTTCATCTAGCTGCTAAAGGAGGTTCTCTAGATTGTATCCGTGAACTATTGGCATGGGGTGCAGATCGTCTTCAACGTGATGCATCTGGGTACATTCTAGTTTCTAAATGTGAATTCTTACAACATGGATAAGATCTCATAAATGATGATTGATACATCATACATATATGCATATACATTTCGTTTTTGGTCGAAAATAATGTAGCTCATTCTTGATGATTTTGCTTAATATGGCATTCATTGTAGTAGTAAAATGTATGTAAGTTTCTTATCATCATTAATTATAGTGGCACTGATAACCATAATACAACAACTGTCTCTGAGGGAATTTGAACTATGTTTCTTGAGGTTACATTACAAGACCAAACTCTTACCACTGAGCTTACACCTCATGAACGTATCGACTCTCTTAGGAAAACCTTTAATTTGACAAATATTATCACTTGTTTTGTTAGGCcttcctcttctttttcttgtttccgtttttcaattttggatttgtcttatCCCATGTAACATTGTTGTGATTCATAACtcgaaaaaaaaagttcttaAAACTTACTAGACCTGTTTTATTAAACTTCTTAGTCTAACAATTTCCTAAATTGTATTCAAACTGTATGTCGTGTTTATGCAGTCGGATACCGTATGTGGTTGCTCTGAAACACAAACACGGAGCATGTGCAGCACTGTTAAATATTGCATCTGCACAACCTCTTGTGTGGCCATCAGCTTTGAAGATAATCAGTGAGCTTAATCCGGAGGCCAAATTATTATTAGAACAGGCCTTGATGGACGCGAATAAGGAAAGGgagaaaaatatattgaaaggCAGTCCTTACTCTCTTCCATCTCCAGCACACTCTGATCAGATGGATGACAATATCTCTGAGGTAATTTGACACCCTTTGTCTTCATACCAACTATTGGAGTTTAATACGTTTGTTATACATTCTATTGAGTTGAATTATGGCAATATAGTTTCtgagaatttgttaaaatacaATAGGAATTAGGAAGTCTAACtgtttggatttttttgaaaatgcaGCAAGTCAACAGTTTATTTAGTTTTTCCCTTTCTAATTTTGATCAATTTAACCTGTTGAATCATGCATAAACTTTGAGATATTTGTCTTTGACTCTGCTGTCTCAACCGAGTGACAACTTATGTAATGTTTGTTTTCACTATAGAGATGCTTTAAACGCTCGGTCACCCACCTCTAAGAATTTTAGGTTCTCACAAAACTTCAGATCGGGACGTGAGATTTCAAAAGTCATTGTGCACACAAACATGTACATCGTAGAGCTCCTTTAACCTTTTAGGCTTAGAGCTCAGTGGCTGTGTGCCATCCCGACAAGCTACTGCCGAAAATTATCCTTTTAAGGTCCATTGAATATTCATTTTAGGGTCAACTTTGAAATACCTCTCTCTCCCTAATGTGTAATCTATGTTTTCCCTTTGCATTTGCATAACACACTTGTGAGAGTGAAATGTCTTCACTTTTAGCGTACAACAACTGTATACTTATTGCGGGATCTAATATAATTTTCAGGTTAGTGAGACGGAATTATGCTGCATCTGCTTCGAGCAGGTGTGTACAATTGAAGTCCAGGACTGTGGCCACCAAATGTGTGCACAATGCACACTAACACTCTGTTGTCACAACAAGCCAAACACATCAACTTCTCATCCTACCCCACCCGTTTGTCCATTCTGTCGAAGCACCATATCTAAACTGATGGTTATCAAGATAGAAACTCACGAAGACATCTATCAAGACGGTACCACCGATACCACTTGTTTTAAGCCAAGCAAGTCAAGAAAATTCCGTAACATGAACGAGGGTAGCAGCAGCAGTTTCAAGGGACTATCTAATGTAAATTCATTCGGAAAAATGAGCGGCCGTAGTTCCGGTATGATTGCTTCCGAAAATGAATGTATTGATGATAAGCCACAATGATGATGCTGTCTGTTACTTGGTGAAGTGTTTTTGCTGATGAGTGAATGATAATTGCTTGATAAGCAAggtaaaatgaaaatataaaaaagaagaattCAATGTGCAATATTGAGAACTAAGCAAAGTGTGCATCATCATGATGACATATTGTAAATTGTAATGTCATTGATGGTATACTAAGTCCattaaaattgagaaaattcTTTTTTCTCATTAAGGTCTAAAAAAGACCATAAAGAAAATGTATTGTGTATTATTTATTTGCTTCTGAATGTAACAACAAAATGAGCAATAAAATATGAAAGGGAAAGACATGGCCTATTGGTTGGTGTCATGTGATTATGTCTACATTGGTATAATAATTTGTGCACTACCTACCCGTACTGAAGGAAACTCACGATTAATATAACAGAAATAGGACAACTTCATGTGTCAGTATCAATGGGGGCTCACTATGTTACGGATAACTAGTTGACAAAGTAGAATTAGCATCATTGTTACAAAATCTGTGAATAATGACTAGTGACTATATTTAAGTCTTGTGGCTGGtccaataattttattataaggaTGACGATACTTTATGTGCTCTTGTCAAAAATATGTATTATAGTAAGCTGTACCTTACATTAAATCATTTGGTTGAGCTCAACTATTGTTACAAAGTTTCAATTCAGCTGTGAGATAACCTGAAGGTAAATGAGGGTAATTTTCATCTTACAAGTTGATTTTGTAaagttgagttagactcaactctCATTTCTAAGATGATATCACCATGATCTGTTGGACCATTTACATTTAGGTTTCTGATTAGGTCACTCACCATTTATATTCGTGCACcagtcaattttttaaatttagaaCAAATTGTTCactgaaataatttttaactAGATTTTACTTACCTCTTGATTTGAATGATCTATAAATTATTAGAATTTCTTTCTCAAGGAAATTGGATGGTCAAGTCCAAAAGATATGTTAGTGATATTACTTACgttgtttatgatattttagAAAAGATAAACATAATGTACTATATTGTTGTAttatattctatttattttaatgcATTGCACAATAATTTTGTATTGTCAAAATCATAGTTTAACTTTTGTCACTgactttttcttaaaaaaatttacttttaaacaaaaatgatacatctattaaaaataatattattgcgCACTCTGATCAAGATATTTGCATTGCCTTTTAAATTGTACACCAAattatattaaagaaaaaaaatacagtaaTATCTTAATTAAAGATTATGTCCTAATTCACGACCATATGGGCCCTGGCCACATAGAAAACAAGCTTAAGTAATTAAAAAACTTGTAACCATCCCATTTGAATCCAAAACAAAGTGGTTTCTGATTCATGTATTCACATGAATCAGAATGGGAACGTGCAAGGTACGATAAATAATTCAATTCATCTGCAATCTGCATGATGTACTTTTGTTTTCGTTTTCaaaggaaataataataatctgaGAGAATAATTGTTTTCATTACCTACTTTACATGAACCAAAGGTCTTTCATGCTTTTCATATTTCAGTGTTAGAATCTTATCCAACAATCTCTACCTCAAGTGCGAATAAACGAGAACTTTTCATCTTATATGCACTTATATgttcaaaaaagaaataatacatGCACCATTATTAGCATCACATCAACAGAACGCGCCACATATTTCAACAAGCCTGAGTGGTTCGCTATTGTAATGTCACAATTTTTGGATGGGGGTGATTACCTCAAAGATCAAGGatcaaatggaaaaaaaattaatacttgaATGGACTCGagagttttttctttcttctacgTGTAATCGTAGAGATTAATCCTTTAAATTTTGTGAGATTTAAATGGGTAATAAATTCTTCCTAAGAGTTTTAATACTGCAGCATGCTTAAGCTTGAAGTCGAACCCATGACCTTAATTAAGCTAGAAGAGACCTGCACTATATCATCTAAATACTCTTAGGGCCAAAGCTTGTTAAAGAATTTTAACCATGGCCTATAGGGCCACGCATGAATTCAAAACACGTATATAAAACTAACaagccaaacaaaaaaatttctttgcTCTTCATGTGCTCTGTTTTCCCTGTCTCAGTGTTTTCTGCCTTGAACTGATGGATCAACAACAAGTAATGGTGAGACTGAGACCATCCATCCACGATTCCATGAATAATGTAACTGTTTCAGAGCAAGGAATTGACCAAGGGGTGAAAAATAATGTTTTCTGCATCAGCTGTAATTTTATTACTCCTTCAGCATTTGACAGAAAAACTGAGAGATGAAATTAAACTTCTTGCCCTTTTTTCTCTTcgagatttcttattttttactttttcttttaatgTTAAAAAACATGTAcaagaatatttgttttttttaaccattaaaccGAATCATCGGAATTACTCTTCTCTTACCAATCGtaagttggttcagtggtggtCACACTAAATTTAATTAGTATGAAGAACTACGGTTCGATCCCCTGCAACTACGATCGAAAAGGGGCTCGAACCACTTGAACCTAGAACTgatcccgaaccagattaaaacGGTGGTAAAAATTTACTCTTCCCTTCAAGATTTCTAAAACAACTacccaaaaacacataaaaCTCCCAATTGTGATTTTACATTGTAGGGTTAAATAAGGTTTTACATTAACATTTGATTttcttgaaattaaaataaggtattttgattatatttagTGTGAAAATGTGAAGAAAAATATACCACATATAAACACCAATTAGGTAATCGTTTAATTCGTAAATcatacatttttatttcttaaaaatagttgataattattagaatttatgataattttttgacATTGGACCACCTATTCATATGGTCCATATTTGACTTGACTTAAAGGTGTGCACAAGTCCCTCAAGTTTTGCATCATGCACAAGTCCCCGAAAACACTATaaagaatacaaattttataaaatttatcgtttgattgaaagtttatatcgtatacaTCATCTATAAAttcttttagaaaaattgaaaatcatttgataagttattgagacccatcaaaattaacggtttatggatttttgtGGAACACCCTTAATCCTGATgagtttcaataacatatcaaatgattttcaaaaaaatttaaaaaatttatggatgatctaaacgatataaacttttcatccaacggtgaattttgtaaaattcgtattcattataaaaatatcgaagacttgtgcaccatgcaccatcTAATCAAGTGGTGCACGTTACACAAAGCCTATATTTAAACTTTACTAAAAGTAGCATATGAAGAAACACTAtaaattttggtaaaaaaaatactataaggTGGTGAAAGAGTGATCATCAGCAAGTGACTCTACTTTGTATTTGTTTACCATATGTTCCACCCATATAGTCATGGTCATGGGTTCAATACAATACAATATGGTATATTAACTATTATTTAGGGACTAGGTAAAAATGTAGTAGATTTAGCTAAACTATGAacaacttcatttttttgtcgTTTAATAAACTCAACACTAGAGTTACTATAATAGTTAGAAAATAGACTCTTACAATGGGGAGATTATAACACCAAATTCAATAGCATCATGTGTATGTACATCGAACATGTCAACGATTTTCTTTGAATCGAGATCAAAATCTACCGGTCCCAAATTCAATTCATGAACCCCAAGCAAGAGTCAAAAGTAGACCAAAAGCTTCACCAATGTGAATCGCACATACTGAAATAAATCGGTCATACCTAGCCAACACAAACGCATCAAACTCGTCTCTAATACAGATGTTAATTCCCACTTTATTATTTTGAGATGATAATGAAGAATCTATATTGCGCTTAACACGTCCAATGGCTGGTCAAGTCCATTTTATTACTTGTGCATCATACATTCATACTGACTTGCAGAGGCATTGTCTGTAGCTGATCACGAACCAATTGCCATTCATGTAGTAAATTTATGGCAGACATATATACAAAGTTTTGAACATCAATGGTATGAAATTTCTCTCACTCGAATCTTATTCACATTATTATAAGAGTTCAATCTTTTCTGCAAGATCCAACATtattatatgataaaaaataggcttaattagtaaaatggtcccttaaagacatttttggtttaagattggtcccttaaagaaaaaaatgtccaaataggtcacttaaagaagaaaaatgtccgaataggtcccttaaagacatatccgttaatcagtttggtccctaaaaaaaggtctgaataggaccaaactgattaacgaagatgtctttaagggacctattcagacatttttttctttaagggacctatttggacctttttttctttaagggaccaatttgaaaccaaaaatatctttaagggaccattttactaattaagcctaaaaaatattcattgtaAGCTGTTGGAGTTTGTCTTCAAAATGATGCAGAAAACAGAGTCCTGCCCCTGTGCCCAGCGCCATGCGCAGGAGGGGCTACGCCATGCGCAATTGTTGTTTCAAGAATTGGTTTCTTGATCTGTTGGATGCGCCATGCGCAGGTGAcctgatatatatattttctgctgCGTTTTGCAGCCGCAAGAGgagaaaaaaattagggttttgcgATTGGTTCTTCACCAACATCAATCTAGGGTCAAAAGGGGATTCTTTTGGGTATACTCTAGGGTTGGGATAATCATTGTAACACCGGGAAACACTTGTTGATTGAAATCTTTtagtcacgggaagagatttgagaaaatggtataattagggttgaagtctaattctttgCAACTCTTGTATTGAATCTTGTTGTAATCAAGTTTTTCTATCGATAGTGGAACAGAgagtctctctcccccagagtaggtcgatTTTGACTGAACTAGGTAAACACTTGCTTTatgttctttacagttttatcgcttatcttttgtttgtgattattattgttatttccatgttttgattgcttatttgatttgctccacacatcaaggttattggtgtgattttaatcgaattcacaacataaACTTATGGCATGACCTTGGCAAATTATGCCTAAATCTGACTCTCTTTTTTGTTAGACTTCAATGAAACTCTAATTTTAATATAGGACTAAAATCCCATTTTTTATGTAGGACAAAAATGTACTTAACTACTCAATTTCAGCTTATATATATTTAGTGCGTGAATTTAGCCGGACGGATTTGaatcctctccaatttttcGTTATGTTTTTTCTCCCTTTTCTTCATTCAAGggtttgttttttctcttttttattctttgtaatttacAAACCcttagatttaaaaaaatgcaagaaaatatgagaaaaattggagaggatccaaatccgaatttaaccattaaattattaaaaaagttTTGCCTATTATACGAATAAATTTACCAAACACGACAGATCAACGAATAAATTTAGACTAATTTTCGTGCTTTTATTTCTttcctctttctttctctcaaaccaaacataccctaGCAACATTCGCAAGctcttttttatcatttaatcAACTAGTTTAATTTTTACGTCTTATTATTTAGGTTTAAAACTTATCTCACGTACTacacaataaaattaaaataaagaagaaagcTCATAGGTATATTCTGTTCGAATGGTATCAGTAATTCACATGACTCTCTGAGGAACTGCTACGGAGGCGGAAACAGGCTCGTTGGTGGCTACAGGTGTACAGATATATATATGTATCAGTActgaaccaaaaataaattattaaaaaagtgATAATGTTAGTACTTCCTTTTTACTCACATGTGTGTCTAAATTTGACGAGGAATTTTTAAGAATATATAgttcattttaaattaaaagattttttcGTCcgataaatattttcaattttaatcttttaaattttcttaataagttTTATCTTCAAAtactttttattatatattattatgaaacTATGGTAGACGATGAGGGTCTTTGGGCGTGCCTTAATTGATATTCTTAAAGTTTCTTTGATACTTGCTATTCtcttaacttataaaaaaaaaagtttaattgatatgcaccgacggtataaaatggttttacacgatcgtccaataaacaaccatcatttttccatgtcatatcaagaaagtggggtgaagtggagTGAtatggcggaaa
This portion of the Trifolium pratense cultivar HEN17-A07 linkage group LG3, ARS_RC_1.1, whole genome shotgun sequence genome encodes:
- the LOC123918560 gene encoding putative E3 ubiquitin-protein ligase XBAT31 yields the protein MGQGLSCRGSHEHGLFRAVQHGDLQTVSTLLKTHPSLIHRTTVYDHHSPLHIAAANGQIQVLSRLLDGSANPDVLNRQKQTPLMLAAMHGKIDCVEKLLEAGANVLMFDVCHGRTCLHYAAYYGHSSCLKAILSAAQSSPVAASWGFSRFVNIRDGRGATPLHLAARQRRSECVHTLLCSGALVCASTSRYGCPGSTPLHLAAKGGSLDCIRELLAWGADRLQRDASGRIPYVVALKHKHGACAALLNIASAQPLVWPSALKIISELNPEAKLLLEQALMDANKEREKNILKGSPYSLPSPAHSDQMDDNISEVSETELCCICFEQVCTIEVQDCGHQMCAQCTLTLCCHNKPNTSTSHPTPPVCPFCRSTISKLMVIKIETHEDIYQDGTTDTTCFKPSKSRKFRNMNEGSSSSFKGLSNVNSFGKMSGRSSGMIASENECIDDKPQ